Genomic segment of Jaculus jaculus isolate mJacJac1 chromosome 6, mJacJac1.mat.Y.cur, whole genome shotgun sequence:
CagtcttttttggggggcgggagGAGTGTGTCACGGGAAACAAATGGTTAAGCAGTTGGAAGCTGCCATTTTCCTCTCCAGCTTCCCCTCAGCTCGCTGTTGAGCTAAGAAAGAGATGGCCGGCGATTTGCTTCATAGATAAGTCGGAGCCGAGGATGATACCTAGGATACATTTCCCTTCCAACCCGGTCCAGATTCTCGGCGGACGCGGACGTCTCCGGCCGcctaaccctgtctcaaaaaaccaaatgagaaaagagaagaaaaagaaagagaaaaaagggagaagagggaaaggagggaaggagaggaggggagggaggggaagagagagagagagagagagccagagagggcGAGCTAACGGTTTGAACAAAGATGCACCTCAAGGCCTGTTTCGGCCAGGCGCCTTCGGATTGGTTGCACTATGGTCCAATAGGAAAGAAGAACTGACATCTTCTACTTACGTCAGGTCTTTAGTCGTCCAATCAGATGCTACTGATTTGGAGCCTTCATTTAAATATAAAGATGACAAATAGCCCTCCCTCGGCGCATCTCCGTTCGTCTGGGCGCTGTTAGCTCGTCAGCATGCCGGAGCCTTCCCGCTCTACCCCGGCCCCCAAAAAGGGCTCCAAGAAGGCCATTACCAAGGCGCAGAAGAAGGACGGCAAGAAGCGCAAGCGCGGCCGCAAAGAGAGCTACTCCATCTACGTGTACAAGGTGCTGAAGCAGGTGCATCCCGACACGGGCATCTCGTCCAAGGCCATGGGCATCATGAACTCGTTCGTGAACGACATCTTCGAGCGCATCGCCAGCGAGGCCTCCCGCCTGGCGCATTACAACAAGCGCTCGACCATCACGTCCCGCGAGGTGCAGACGGCCGTGCGCCTGCTGCTGCCCGGGGAGCTGGCCAAGCACGCCGTGTCCGAGGGCACCAAGGCCGTCACCAAGTACACCAGCTCCAAGTGAGGCGCGACCCGGGCGCCCCCAAC
This window contains:
- the LOC101617017 gene encoding histone H2B type 3-A, with the translated sequence MPEPSRSTPAPKKGSKKAITKAQKKDGKKRKRGRKESYSIYVYKVLKQVHPDTGISSKAMGIMNSFVNDIFERIASEASRLAHYNKRSTITSREVQTAVRLLLPGELAKHAVSEGTKAVTKYTSSK